The genomic window CGGGGCGGGCAAGACGACCTTGATCCGCATCCTCACCGGATTTCTGCATGCCGACGCCGGCGAGGCGCGGGTGCTGGGGATGGATTGTGTATCGCAAAGCTTGGAGATCCGTCGTCAGGTGGGTTACGTGTCCGACGCTCCGGCTCTGTACGATTGGATGACGCCCGAACGCATCGGCTGGTTTACCTCCGCCTTCTATCCCGCGGGCTTCCAACAACGCTACGAAGACCTGATCCGCCAGTTTGAAGTTCCGGTGGGGCGCAAGATCAAACATCTGAGCAAGGGGCAGCGAGCCAAGGTGTCGTTGGCTCTGGCGGTGGCTCACGAGCCGGAGCTGTTGATTTTGGACGAACCGACCAGCGGACTGGACCCCTTGGTGCGGCGTCAGTTTCTGGAGTCGATGGTTGATCGCGCGGCGACCGGTCGCACGGTTTTGCTGTCCAGCCATCAAATCGACGAAGTCGAACGCGTAGCCGATTGGGTAGCGATCATGCGCAGCGGAGTGATCGTGCTGGCTAAACCGCTGAGCGAGATCAAAGAGACGACGCAGCAGGTGATTGTCAGTTTGGACGATCCCTTGGTCGAAGTTCCCTGGCCGCGTGGCAACGTCCTGCAACATGCACGCAGCGGCCGGCAATTGCGGATGGTCGTACAGGGAACCGATGCGGAGAGCCTGGCCGAACTACGCGGCGCGGTGGGCGTGCAGCATGTCGAGACGCGTGTGCCGTCGCTGGAAGATGTTTTTGTGGCTTGTACACGTGGCGAATCGCCAGCGGCTGAGCAGCAGTCGCCGGAGACGGACGCGGTTGTTGCGGAGGCTGAATAATGTCTGCGTCGATGCTCTCTAAACGGTTGGTGCCGATGCTGCACCTGGTGTGGAAAGAAATT from Roseimaritima ulvae includes these protein-coding regions:
- a CDS encoding ABC transporter ATP-binding protein translates to MSAVVSVTGVQKHFRGCDALQGVDLQIPPGVVFALLGENGAGKTTLIRILTGFLHADAGEARVLGMDCVSQSLEIRRQVGYVSDAPALYDWMTPERIGWFTSAFYPAGFQQRYEDLIRQFEVPVGRKIKHLSKGQRAKVSLALAVAHEPELLILDEPTSGLDPLVRRQFLESMVDRAATGRTVLLSSHQIDEVERVADWVAIMRSGVIVLAKPLSEIKETTQQVIVSLDDPLVEVPWPRGNVLQHARSGRQLRMVVQGTDAESLAELRGAVGVQHVETRVPSLEDVFVACTRGESPAAEQQSPETDAVVAEAE